The sequence below is a genomic window from Eleginops maclovinus isolate JMC-PN-2008 ecotype Puerto Natales chromosome 20, JC_Emac_rtc_rv5, whole genome shotgun sequence.
caaGAACAAATGATCTCTGAATTCATGAATATGTAGATGTTCACTTCCTCTAATAAACGCAGGGCTATAATACACCAAACAGAGGTTGATATCCATTTGAGAAGTCCTGTGTATGTTGGTCTTTCATTTgcaaatcaatgttttaatgCAAACTTGAAATACTTCTACTGCGAGCAATATTTAGCGGTAAATATGATTATTTCTATTGTTGTTGACTGGTGCAAAAGTGCATTTGCTTCTGTCATTAGATTGGTACTGCTATAGGGCCATATCAGGCAGgttgtttgagtgtgtggtgGCTGTAAGCTGAAGCACGCcggggacacagagagagagcaaaggTCAGGTCAAACGTCACGTGGGGACAGTCACCGGCATCATCAGCAGCAAGTCCTGCGAGATTCTGAGGCCTGACGTCCCAGTTTGAAAGCTTTTCCTGAAGTTCCTCCTGCTGCGTCAGCAACGGGGATGCGCTTACctttgagaaaacaaaacacactttctaAGGTGTGAAACTTTGATtttacatatacattttaaatgtagacCATTTTTCATGGTGCAGTCGCCCATACTGTAAACCATTCAGCTACGGCTCACTAATTCTAAgcacattttgaatgttttaacaCTGGAAAATTGGCAAAACATGGTGATGTCTATCAAGTTTTTAGTATGCAGAAACACTTCTGTAGGATACATTTGTCTATGTTCCCATATTGACACACTGCAAAACTGCTTGGATTTAATATGTAGTCTGGAATTAGGGCATAGcttgtgtatttctttatagCTTATCAGTTGTCCCTCAAAACCGAATCAACTGCTCCCATctctgcaaatgtgtgtttaaaactaaaatgtcagGATGTCATGATTTAGTGGATTGTGCTTTGGCATTATCTGTTGCTTTTTACTATCTGGCCCATCACTGAAGTCTGATCCAAACACAGGAAAATAATGATTAATcccatgaaatatttataaacCCTTCCTAAGCAATATTGTTAAAGAAAactgcaaaacacaaatattaattaTCTTAATATGACAAAGCTTAAATTGTCACGGCTCAACGGGAACCCAGGGTTGTACaagaagaaacacactcacTTATCTCTATAAACACCTCGTTGATGTTAATGGCATTCTTGGCACTGGTTTCTACAAAGATGGCATGGATAGAGTCGGCGTAGTCCTTGGCATCTTTCTCTGGCACTTCCCTGTAAATAAAAGAGGTATTTGGAGATCATTATGTTGCAACAAGCCAACAGATAATCCATTTTCATGCATTTCCAGATAACCATCAAAATCTACTTTCACAGCTTTTTATGTGAAAGATTTCCCAATTTCATGTGAGATATTCCCAAAAGAAGTGCCAGTTTTCAATGTTGTGGTAGATAcagaataacaacaataacatctTGAAATACTAAGGATGGAGgtgaacaacaaaaaaaaccaagagAGGTGAGCCACCCTGTTTTTTCTATACTGTCTATGGTAGGTACTTTGTTCTGCTTGCAGAGCCAAATACACTGTAGCTCCAAACTGTATTACTAAGCTTAACATTAGATATGAGGCCGATACCTAAAACGTCATAAGATTTCCTTAGAATCGTTCTTTTCATCCAAGCCAGACATCCAAAGTCCCATCGTCACTCTCGCTGTAAATGAGGAGGTCTCATCATACTTCACAttcattataaaacatgtaGTATTCCTTTAATTCAGGCTCACCTGGCATCTGACAGGTCACATTTGTTGCCAGCAATGGCGACCACTATATTAGGAGGTCCATGCTGGCGCAGCTCCTTCACCCAGTTCTTTAGTGTTGTGAAGGATTCCTGTTGATACACAATGTATCATACAAAACAATCCAAGACAAGAATAACATATAACATATCACAGGCAGGCTCAGAGGGATAAACCAAGACCAGAAATAGATATTTTTCCTATAACCTGTTTTGCATTTCACCAATCTAAATTGTTTTTGATGCAAGTTGTTGTAGTAGTTGTAGATTGTCCTCTTGAATATAATCGAATAACATGCATCTACCCAATAACGAGAAGCTCTACTGATCTAAACTGAGCTAGATTACATTAGTTTAGCTGAGGAAGACCCCATGAGCCTCCAGCCATGAATGAATGCATGCTTCCTTATAGGCGGTGAACACATTTCATGAAGAAAATAGTTCTTTCATGAAACTGCTCAAACCAAGGCCTCTGTATAATCTTGAGTAACCGGTTCATTGTCCACAACCACATTCCTGAtgggtttaaaaacaaagtaaataatacCTCTTTTGTGATGTCATAAACAATGATGGCTGCCGCAGACCCTCTGTAGTACATTGGTGCCAGGGCACGAAACTGTAATTagacagagaaacaaaagcaaTGAGTGATATTGAACAGGGAAGAGGCACATATCTGCATACtgctttaaaacaatatataaatgttgatCAAATTACCTTATGCAACAACATTCCTAGAGTAGACTTATCTTCAAAGTCTGAAGATCACAGGTTttccttacattttaaatctttgtATGTGATAGGGCACTAAAAATATAATTGGCAATTAATTGtaaatttatatattttcacatcCTGTATATCAAAAAAACATGCCTTGGCTTTTCCATAGACTGTGGTTAATCTGTCACACAGGCACTGGGATTTTGATTTGACTCAATTATGTTAGTatacaaatgagaaaaaaaagacacagagaaacattttctaaaccaGAGGCCAAGTGTTTGGAGCCTATAGCCAAGGAGCTTTATCTATACAATGGAAGTATGGCAAATCCTTCCACCAAGAACTCACACATGTGGAAGCCATCAAGAAAAAGATGAGCagaatgtgtcaaaataaacttttatCATTTTGATATTTATGGAAGACTTTATGTTTGATCTACATCAAAAGACCCACATAATCCAAACAACATGTGCATTTCTAAATTCATAGCTGCCAAggattttttctttgttgccaggttttgttattttttcctggTTAAATACTTTTCAATGCTCATTCAAACCTGGAATTATCAATGAGCTGACTGAAATCGTTCAACAACTATTCAAAGCCAAGAAATATGATACATATATTGGTTTGAGGATGACACTTACTGACTTGATCAGATTTGATCCCAACTTTTTTCCTCTAACCCCAACATCAGGTTCACATTTTTGTTCAACAACTTTTAGACTGTGGGATTGTCATCTGTTGTTATATAATAGCTCAGACACTCATATCCACTTCAGGATGAAAACATAACAACGTTAGTGATTCCCTGCGAAGCCTTCCCATGATCCTCAGCTGTACTTTTTGGTGCTAATAGAACATTTTAGCATGCCAGGCTACACTGGCATGGACATCTATCTTGGCTGTTTGGTCATCCATCTTTCAGTTTAGGATGTGGTTAACAGCGATTTGATGAGCCCACAAATGTCAGTGCAGCTCGAAATCTCTATCGTCTCTTTTCTCGCCATTTCCAAAACACATGGATACAACAAATTAATACAGTACATAGAAGCAAGAAAACAGCAGTTGCGTTGTGACCTGTAATTTCTCATAACTGaagtcactttttaaaaattatattttggtTGTAACAAATAAGGTAATTTAGCTTAAAATGCTAGCAATGGCCTCTAAAGAATTTTTTGTTACTTGTATCTGTTTCAAAATATTTCTTTGCGATACAAACCTACCATATATTTCAAGATatgaaagttaaaaaacaattattttcctcTCCAACTCCTCCCATCTAACTAATAAACCCATGTAACATGTAATAACTGGTGATATGTATTTTAAGAGAAACAACCCATGTCTGAATAAGACCTTCACTTGGAATGACCCTGCCTTCCCGCcaatttcattttccttttgcaATACGATGGAATAAACTATCCATCTTGGAGTGTTACCTCAGGAAAGCACACATTCCACATAATTATAGTTGTTGCTGGACCCAAGTCCACCAATGGGAATCCAACTTGAGATATTTGGCAGAGACACTGGGGAGAGGGTTGTCTGTTTATTGGCTGGTGTTGGGCAGCCCCACCACCAGTCCTGTGTGGTCTATCTCTGCCTTAACCCAAAGAGCAATCACAGCGAGGCCAGACGTCTGGCCACACAGCGACCCAGAGGACGACCTCAGTGATGCCTGGCAGAGCAGATGAATTGCCAAAATCACTAACTGGGTGCTTAATTAAAGAAACCCTGCTACCCCAGTACAATTTAAAGCCCCCTTTGCTGGTTTTCTGTGTGAAGGAGCAGTCAGAGGGGGAGGACTCGACAACCTGTTGACAGCTGGGCTCAGATGTACTCGTGAGGCCTCATCTAGTGTCGAGTATGAATTGTGGAAATCCCAGAGCCTTCCTTTTCGCTCTGGCCTCTCATTCCATGTGCATTGGCTGGCTTTGTGCTCCCCTTTCTCAACTCAACACACTCAGATAAGCCAAAGCTCCAGAGGAGTTAGAAAACAAGCCACATAGGGCTTCAAAATTCCACAGAAGCTTTGTATGggaaacacatacacatgcaaaAAACCTACTAAAGGAATGTTGATTCTTTTTCACACAAGGATGTGAGACCTTTGCGATGCGAGTTGCAACATGGTAGTGAAAAAAGTAGAAATTGGGGAATGATATAAGTGTAGAAAATTGAAAGAGCTACAAAGAAGTCACTGCTTAAATAGATTGTTgccaggaaaataaatgaaaagacatGAGAAAACATAAAGGGGAAAAAGGGGTTGCAGCAACTCTCAGATAAGACACAGTGGCAGCACACGCCAGTGGGCTGAGATAGCTTGGGTTTCAACCTCACATCTTATCTCAAACGAGGCTGCATTGAAGTCCCCTCGAGGCCGTGAAGAAGCCGAGATCCCCAGGGGAAAATGGaggataaaacacaaacagtgtcTTATCTCACCTCTCTGGAGAGGACCGCAGCAGGGATAAGAAATTACAGCAGCAGGGAATGAGAATgcatgacaaaaaaagaaaagggcaTCCACAGAAAAAAGGGGAAGTGATGTGCAGAGTTAATGCAGAGAGATCTAGGATGCAGGGTGTGAGTCAAAGGAGAACGTATTTCCTTACTCTATAACTGTCTGAGGCTTGGTGTCAGGACATGCTTAAATGCTAAAGCTGTACTAAGACACACAGATGTATCCTCTTCCTATATATCACATATCATCTGCAAGCGGTTCAGTCTTAAACTTTGTGTGGTTGAGGAGGCATCTCAAATATTGCTGCTGTAGACACACAGGAGTGTAGATTACATCGCACTTGCACATGATGGTTACTGACAAACAACCAGTTTCAGACGTGAATGCAAGACAACATAACACAAAAGGGAAACAACAGGGCACTCCTTGATTTGTGTCTCTAATTGTATGAATGCAATGAGGAAGAAGGAGTTAGAGGCATATCATCTTGTAGATTAAAGGTGACAGAAGGGACATACCTATACTGATGTTTCTAATAAACCAATCAGTTGCCACTCACCGatctaaaaaatacaaatttatTGTACCACAATAGTCACGGAAAAGGGGGCTCCTAAATCAAGAGCACTACAAGTAA
It includes:
- the rab22a gene encoding ras-related protein Rab-22A isoform X1, which gives rise to MALRELKVCLLGDTGVGKSSIVWRFVEDSFDPNINPTIGASFMTKTVQYQNELHKFLIWDTAGQERFRALAPMYYRGSAAAIIVYDITKEESFTTLKNWVKELRQHGPPNIVVAIAGNKCDLSDAREVPEKDAKDYADSIHAIFVETSAKNAININEVFIEIMCFVFSKVSASPLLTQQEELQEKLSNWDVRPQNLAGLAADDAGDCPHVTFDLTFALSLCPRRASAYSHHTLKQPA
- the rab22a gene encoding ras-related protein Rab-22A isoform X2, whose translation is MALRELKVCLLGDTGVGKSSIVWRFVEDSFDPNINPTIGASFMTKTVQYQNELHKFLIWDTAGQERFRALAPMYYRGSAAAIIVYDITKEESFTTLKNWVKELRQHGPPNIVVAIAGNKCDLSDAREVPEKDAKDYADSIHAIFVETSAKNAININEVFIEISKRIPVADAAGGTSGKAFKLGRQASESRRTCC